Proteins encoded by one window of Methylovirgula ligni:
- a CDS encoding aminotransferase class IV, which yields MFWFDGALREQSIVPFDLTDRGLTLGDGIFDTSLARNGRIFRRKSHIDRMADAAEILGIPFDESVAARALDALAESIVDGAVRLTLTRGPGPRGLLFPKQPKPVFFGVAAELGRPLFPVLKLGTTAIRRNETSPGSRIKAIPYLDSVIALEQAASRGADEVLFENTHSRVACLASANIFAVFGRQLVTPPLSDGALAGTTRAFVLSKAHGLHYDVAERSLPLEKFSRADALFATSSLRLIAPCSRLDAIAYPSEENEIVRELQAAIQEAIAAECGRF from the coding sequence GTGTTCTGGTTTGATGGCGCGTTGCGAGAGCAGTCGATCGTTCCTTTCGACCTGACGGACCGCGGCTTGACGCTGGGCGACGGGATTTTCGACACGTCGCTGGCGCGCAACGGCCGCATCTTCCGGCGCAAGTCGCATATCGACCGGATGGCGGACGCCGCCGAAATTCTCGGCATCCCCTTCGATGAATCCGTCGCGGCGCGGGCTCTCGATGCGCTCGCCGAGTCGATTGTCGATGGCGCGGTGCGGCTGACGCTGACGCGCGGGCCGGGTCCGCGCGGTCTCTTGTTTCCGAAACAGCCGAAACCGGTATTCTTCGGCGTCGCGGCCGAACTGGGACGCCCGCTGTTCCCGGTCCTGAAGCTCGGCACGACGGCGATCCGGCGCAACGAGACCTCGCCCGGCTCGCGCATCAAGGCGATTCCCTACCTCGATTCCGTCATCGCGCTGGAGCAGGCGGCGTCCAGGGGCGCCGATGAAGTTCTGTTCGAAAATACGCACAGCCGCGTCGCTTGTCTTGCGAGCGCGAATATTTTTGCGGTATTCGGGCGTCAATTGGTGACGCCGCCGCTCTCCGATGGCGCGCTCGCCGGCACGACACGAGCCTTCGTTCTGTCGAAGGCGCATGGCTTGCATTATGACGTTGCCGAGCGCTCGCTGCCGCTGGAGAAGTTCTCGCGCGCGGATGCGCTTTTCGCCACCAGCAGTCTGCGGCTGATTGCCCCGTGCAGTCGGCTCGACGCCATCGCCTATCCCTCTGAGGAAAATGAAATCGTGCGCGAATTGCAGGCTGCGATCCAGGAGGCGATCGCCGCCGAATGCGGACGTTTTTGA
- a CDS encoding Crp/Fnr family transcriptional regulator: protein MAEKSRACSYCELRSKGFCSHFSDSHKALLAEVSRLVTLESHKTLFRQGEETDSVYVVRTGMLRLYQRMLDGRRQVIGFAKAGDLLLFPLSERNDYSADALDSVYLCQFRRQDFHGLLQREPEVLSALAVVTHEELTRARSQIALLSQRKAEPKMAQFLLTLFESCARPDSNPANVPVRVPQADIADYLGMTVETVNRTMARLVREAIISVAKQGFDLLDTKRLRDIAES, encoded by the coding sequence TTGGCAGAGAAAAGCCGCGCGTGCAGCTATTGCGAGCTGCGCAGCAAGGGCTTCTGCAGTCATTTCTCGGACAGCCATAAGGCGCTCCTCGCCGAAGTCTCCCGGCTGGTGACGCTCGAATCGCACAAGACCCTCTTCCGCCAGGGCGAGGAAACCGACAGCGTCTATGTCGTCCGCACCGGCATGCTGCGCCTCTATCAGCGTATGCTCGACGGCCGGCGGCAGGTCATCGGTTTCGCCAAGGCGGGCGATCTCCTGCTGTTCCCGCTCAGCGAGCGCAACGACTATAGCGCCGACGCCCTCGATTCGGTCTATCTCTGCCAATTCCGGCGGCAGGATTTCCATGGCTTGCTGCAGCGCGAGCCGGAGGTTCTTTCCGCTCTCGCAGTGGTGACGCACGAGGAGTTGACGCGCGCGCGCAGCCAGATTGCGCTTCTCAGCCAGCGAAAAGCCGAGCCCAAAATGGCGCAATTTCTTCTGACGCTGTTTGAAAGCTGCGCGCGGCCCGATTCGAATCCGGCGAACGTCCCCGTGCGCGTGCCGCAAGCCGATATCGCCGACTATCTCGGCATGACGGTCGAGACGGTGAACCGGACGATGGCGCGCCTCGTCCGCGAGGCGATCATCAGCGTCGCCAAACAGGGGTTCGATCTTCTCGACACCAAACGCCTGCGCGACATCGCCGAGAGTTAA
- a CDS encoding 2Fe-2S iron-sulfur cluster-binding protein — translation MVHITFIDSSGEKRPVEAEEGSTVMEAAIRNSIPEITAECGGACACATCHVYVDEAFVPLTGEASPQEEDMLDFAYAVQPNSRLACQIKIGPEVEGLIVTTPARQG, via the coding sequence ATGGTCCATATTACTTTCATCGATTCATCGGGCGAAAAGCGGCCGGTCGAAGCCGAGGAAGGCTCGACCGTCATGGAGGCGGCGATCCGCAATTCGATCCCCGAGATCACCGCCGAATGCGGCGGGGCGTGCGCCTGCGCAACCTGTCACGTCTATGTCGATGAAGCTTTCGTCCCGCTGACTGGCGAGGCCAGCCCGCAGGAAGAGGACATGCTTGATTTCGCCTATGCCGTGCAGCCAAATTCGCGCCTGGCATGCCAGATCAAGATCGGGCCCGAAGTTGAGGGGCTGATCGTCACGACGCCGGCGCGCCAGGGTTAG
- a CDS encoding YcjF family protein, whose amino-acid sequence MPETFTLEPVEDFVEAEAAKAVAPIDPAERAVESAQGRGITRSSLISWGGLFFSAAGGFILVALSNWLISLVVELFSRSKVLGYVAVGLGGLALFALAVMAAREIWSIARQSKIAHMHMSFAAARAADDRDAARRLVAELVGLQAKRGANAAVRANLLDLTKEIIDGRDLIDIAERDLVLPLDRNVAREIAGAAKRVSMVTAISPRALIDVAFVAAQALRLVRRISEIYGGRPGFFGFIKLMRSVGAHLAITGGVAIGDSLIQQVVGHGIAAKLSARLGEGVLNGMLTARVGLSAMAVCRPMPFEVESSPGIGDVAPFLFQSEKKTPDAAHKN is encoded by the coding sequence ATGCCCGAGACGTTCACGCTCGAGCCGGTCGAGGATTTCGTCGAGGCCGAGGCCGCGAAGGCGGTGGCGCCCATCGATCCGGCCGAACGCGCGGTCGAATCGGCACAGGGCCGCGGCATCACGCGCAGCAGCCTCATATCCTGGGGCGGGCTGTTCTTTTCCGCGGCCGGCGGCTTCATCCTGGTTGCCTTGAGCAATTGGCTGATCTCGCTCGTCGTTGAGCTTTTCTCGCGCTCGAAAGTGCTGGGCTATGTGGCGGTCGGCCTCGGCGGCCTTGCGCTTTTCGCGCTGGCCGTAATGGCGGCGCGCGAAATCTGGAGCATCGCCCGGCAAAGCAAGATCGCGCATATGCATATGAGCTTTGCCGCCGCGCGCGCGGCCGACGATCGCGACGCGGCGCGCCGTCTCGTCGCTGAGCTTGTCGGCCTGCAGGCCAAGCGCGGCGCGAACGCCGCCGTGCGTGCCAATCTGCTCGACCTTACCAAGGAGATTATCGACGGACGCGATCTCATCGACATTGCCGAGCGCGACCTCGTCCTGCCGCTCGATCGCAACGTTGCGCGCGAGATCGCCGGCGCCGCCAAGCGCGTCTCGATGGTGACGGCGATTTCGCCGCGCGCGCTCATCGATGTCGCTTTCGTTGCCGCGCAGGCGCTGCGGCTGGTACGACGGATTTCGGAGATTTATGGCGGACGCCCGGGCTTTTTCGGCTTCATCAAGCTGATGCGCTCGGTCGGAGCGCATCTTGCGATCACTGGCGGCGTCGCCATCGGCGATTCGCTGATCCAGCAGGTCGTCGGGCACGGCATCGCGGCGAAACTTTCGGCGCGGCTGGGAGAGGGGGTGCTGAACGGCATGCTGACTGCGCGCGTCGGCCTTTCCGCCATGGCGGTGTGCCGGCCGATGCCCTTCGAGGTCGAATCTTCTCCCGGCATTGGCGATGTCGCGCCATTTCTTTTCCAGTCGGAAAAGAAAACCCCCGACGCGGCACATAAGAACTAA
- a CDS encoding Hpt domain-containing protein: MTEEIVRSVKTFDPHHLASQTGGDTALQRELLILFADQSTAILSALDDPAATPLARADLAHKLTGSARAVGAFALAEAAAAAEAEWRAGAAAPDAFARLPGASEAALAAIRRHLGERP, from the coding sequence TTGACCGAAGAGATAGTACGATCGGTGAAGACGTTCGATCCGCATCATCTCGCGTCGCAAACCGGCGGCGATACGGCGCTTCAACGCGAACTGCTGATACTCTTTGCCGACCAATCCACAGCGATCCTGTCAGCACTGGACGATCCCGCCGCCACGCCGCTTGCCCGCGCCGATCTCGCACACAAACTCACGGGCTCTGCCAGGGCCGTCGGCGCCTTTGCCCTCGCGGAAGCCGCCGCAGCCGCGGAGGCCGAGTGGCGGGCGGGCGCCGCCGCGCCAGACGCATTTGCGCGCCTTCCCGGCGCCAGCGAGGCCGCATTGGCGGCCATCCGGCGCCATCTCGGCGAGCGTCCGTAG
- a CDS encoding SixA phosphatase family protein, with protein MLRLAILRHAEAVPLTDESDAERELTPTGRDMAERMGRYFHDSGLKPDLALVSPARRAKETFEGLERGAGDTFTVDYLPDLYSADLRTLEDVVAEAPPDAKFLLLVGHNPGLAELALVLAGRGNKSELARMRGHFPAPALAVIDFDVDTWRKARRGDGQLEHFVTRHVLAK; from the coding sequence ATGTTGCGTCTCGCGATCCTGCGCCATGCCGAAGCCGTTCCGCTCACCGATGAATCGGATGCCGAGCGCGAGTTGACGCCGACCGGTCGCGACATGGCCGAGCGGATGGGCCGCTATTTCCACGATTCAGGTCTTAAGCCCGATCTCGCGCTGGTCTCGCCCGCCAGGCGGGCAAAGGAGACGTTCGAGGGATTGGAGCGCGGCGCCGGCGATACTTTCACCGTCGATTATCTGCCGGACCTCTACAGCGCCGATCTGCGCACACTGGAGGATGTCGTCGCCGAGGCGCCGCCGGATGCGAAGTTTCTGCTCCTCGTCGGGCATAATCCGGGCCTGGCGGAACTGGCGCTCGTCCTCGCCGGACGCGGCAACAAGTCGGAACTGGCGCGGATGCGCGGGCATTTCCCCGCACCGGCTCTGGCGGTCATCGATTTCGACGTCGATACCTGGCGCAAAGCGCGGCGCGGCGACGGCCAGCTCGAACATTTTGTGACTCGCCACGTTCTGGCCAAATGA
- a CDS encoding YcjX family protein: MPSFADFLFDAGLAIQNLAESLSGRALRLGVTGLSGAGKTIFVTALVQQLTLAARVAAQGGKNPLPVFRVHAEGRLVRGTIEPQPDDAVPRFAYEEHIATLTGPGGDSEKRAWPESTRRISELRLTLEFERETSFGRRNSQLSIDLVDYPGEWLLDLPLLGKSYQRWSQDTLEASLAPARAPLAAEWRAYVTSLDPAALSDEAVAQKAAMLFTAYLRACRAEPISASALPPGRFLMPGDLEGSPLLTFSPLPLTEGSEIAPQSLAGMMARRYDAYRNHIVRPFFRDHFARLDRQIVLVDVLAALNAGVGAVRDLEHALGEVLNAFRAGKNTLLTSLLRPRIDKILFAATKADHLNHVSHDRLEAILRRLTARAIARSEDVGAAIDVVALAAVRATHEANVGGRGNAALAAVVGISMAGERIGNEVFDGRTEAAIFPGELPRDPDAVFSGDMGVVDPRMADYRFVRFRPPIAQRDAAGMALPLPHIRLDRALQFLIGDRFD, translated from the coding sequence GTGCCCTCTTTCGCCGATTTCCTCTTCGATGCCGGGCTGGCGATCCAGAACCTCGCCGAATCCCTTTCGGGGCGGGCGCTGCGGCTTGGCGTCACCGGTCTGTCGGGCGCGGGAAAGACGATTTTCGTCACCGCGCTCGTCCAGCAACTCACTCTCGCCGCCCGCGTCGCGGCGCAGGGCGGCAAGAATCCGCTGCCGGTTTTCCGCGTCCATGCCGAGGGACGGCTGGTGCGCGGCACGATCGAGCCGCAGCCGGACGATGCCGTGCCGCGCTTTGCCTATGAGGAGCATATCGCGACACTGACCGGCCCCGGCGGCGATTCCGAAAAACGCGCCTGGCCCGAGTCGACGCGGCGCATCTCCGAACTGCGGCTGACGCTGGAATTCGAGCGCGAGACGAGCTTCGGCCGGCGCAATTCGCAGCTCTCGATCGATCTCGTCGATTATCCCGGCGAGTGGCTGCTCGATCTGCCGCTGCTTGGAAAATCCTATCAGCGCTGGTCGCAGGATACTTTGGAAGCCAGCCTCGCCCCGGCGCGGGCCCCGCTTGCCGCCGAATGGCGCGCCTATGTGACTAGCCTCGATCCCGCGGCGCTGTCCGATGAGGCCGTGGCACAGAAGGCGGCGATGCTTTTCACCGCCTATCTGCGCGCTTGCCGGGCGGAGCCGATCTCGGCTTCCGCCCTGCCGCCGGGACGGTTTCTGATGCCGGGCGATCTCGAAGGCTCGCCGCTGCTCACCTTCTCCCCGCTGCCGCTCACCGAAGGCAGCGAGATCGCCCCGCAATCGCTCGCCGGCATGATGGCGCGCCGTTACGACGCCTATCGCAACCATATCGTGCGGCCCTTCTTCCGCGACCATTTCGCCCGTCTCGATCGCCAGATTGTACTTGTCGACGTTCTCGCCGCGCTCAATGCCGGTGTCGGGGCGGTGCGCGATCTCGAACATGCGCTCGGCGAGGTTCTCAACGCCTTTCGCGCCGGCAAGAACACGCTGCTGACCAGCTTGCTGCGGCCGCGGATCGACAAAATCCTCTTTGCCGCGACGAAAGCGGACCATCTCAACCACGTGAGCCATGATCGGCTCGAGGCGATCCTGCGTCGGTTGACGGCACGCGCCATCGCACGATCGGAGGATGTCGGCGCTGCGATCGATGTTGTGGCGCTCGCCGCCGTGCGGGCGACGCACGAGGCCAATGTCGGCGGCCGGGGCAATGCGGCGCTGGCCGCTGTCGTCGGCATTTCGATGGCGGGCGAGCGCATCGGCAACGAGGTTTTCGACGGCCGCACGGAGGCGGCCATCTTCCCCGGCGAACTGCCACGCGACCCGGACGCGGTCTTCTCCGGCGATATGGGCGTGGTCGATCCACGCATGGCGGATTATCGTTTCGTGCGCTTCCGGCCGCCGATCGCGCAGCGCGATGCCGCCGGCATGGCATTGCCCCTGCCGCACATCCGCCTCGACCGCGCCTTGCAATTTTTGATCGGCGACAGATTTGATTGA
- the pabB gene encoding aminodeoxychorismate synthase component I, producing MATKLDGLWMHDLKWREPLDVARVLAERPGFAFLDSAMFEPKLGRYSFIGIEPFGSFTAIGGQAAWNGASLDAPPLAALRTLLARFAVPADPDLPPFQGGVIGAVPYEFGWEFDGLRGGKHTIAQDEPVSLGFYDLVLAFDHLLRRAYIFSSGLPETDPDARAARATARIQQVLHLISHSARGNVEQPQPIRGWTSNFTPAAYHAAIEQVQAHIFAGDIYQANIAQRFSAHLPADFSPFGFYEKLRAANPAPFAAYLNLGGTVIASSSPELLLRKRGRAIETRPIKGTINRSPDPAADARRAEALKKSEKDRAENIMIVDLLRNDLSRVSRPNSVDVPVLCGLESYANVHHLVSVVTGELAADKDIVDLLAATFPGGSVTGAPKRRAMEIIDAIEKVSRGYYCGSIVYIGFDGTTDMNIAIRTAVLKPGRASLHAGGGVTILSDPVAEYVETEVKVKRLFEAFGAADELEEAAQ from the coding sequence GTGGCCACAAAGCTCGACGGACTTTGGATGCATGACCTCAAGTGGCGCGAGCCGCTCGATGTCGCGCGCGTCCTCGCCGAGCGGCCGGGATTCGCCTTTCTCGACAGCGCGATGTTCGAGCCGAAGCTGGGGCGCTATTCCTTTATCGGAATAGAACCTTTCGGCAGTTTTACCGCAATCGGTGGCCAGGCGGCCTGGAACGGGGCGTCTCTCGACGCACCGCCCTTGGCGGCCCTCCGCACCCTTCTGGCGCGGTTCGCGGTGCCGGCTGATCCGGACCTGCCGCCGTTTCAGGGCGGGGTGATCGGCGCCGTGCCCTATGAATTCGGCTGGGAGTTCGACGGCTTGCGCGGTGGCAAGCATACCATCGCCCAGGACGAGCCGGTTTCGCTCGGTTTTTATGACCTTGTTCTGGCGTTCGACCATCTTCTGCGGCGCGCCTATATTTTTTCCTCCGGCCTGCCGGAGACCGACCCCGACGCACGCGCGGCGCGTGCCACCGCGCGAATCCAGCAGGTGTTGCACCTCATCAGCCATTCCGCGCGCGGCAACGTCGAACAACCGCAGCCGATTCGCGGCTGGACCTCGAATTTCACGCCCGCAGCCTATCATGCTGCGATCGAGCAGGTTCAGGCGCATATTTTTGCGGGCGACATCTACCAGGCGAATATCGCGCAAAGGTTTTCTGCACATCTGCCGGCGGATTTCTCGCCCTTTGGCTTCTACGAGAAACTGCGCGCCGCCAATCCGGCGCCCTTCGCAGCCTATCTCAATCTGGGCGGAACGGTGATCGCTTCCTCTTCGCCCGAACTGCTTTTGCGCAAGCGCGGGCGCGCGATCGAGACGCGGCCGATCAAAGGCACGATCAATCGCTCGCCGGACCCCGCGGCAGACGCCCGCCGCGCCGAGGCGCTGAAAAAGTCGGAAAAAGACCGCGCGGAAAACATCATGATCGTCGATCTTCTGCGCAACGATCTCTCCCGCGTCAGCCGGCCGAATTCGGTGGACGTGCCGGTGCTGTGCGGTCTCGAATCCTATGCCAACGTCCACCATCTCGTCTCCGTGGTGACGGGCGAACTTGCGGCGGACAAGGATATCGTCGATCTCCTCGCGGCCACCTTTCCCGGCGGCTCGGTGACCGGTGCGCCGAAGCGCCGCGCGATGGAGATCATCGACGCGATCGAAAAGGTCTCGCGCGGCTATTATTGTGGCTCGATTGTCTATATCGGGTTTGACGGTACGACGGATATGAACATCGCTATCCGCACCGCGGTGCTGAAGCCGGGCCGTGCCTCGCTGCATGCGGGCGGCGGCGTCACCATTCTGTCTGATCCCGTTGCGGAATATGTCGAGACGGAAGTGAAGGTGAAGCGCCTGTTCGAGGCATTCGGCGCCGCCGATGAACTGGAAGAAGCAGCGCAATGA
- a CDS encoding anthranilate synthase component II, producing the protein MSGQVLVIDNYDSFVFNVARYFEELGRDVAVRRNDEIDIAAIRRAAPAAIVISPGPGTPREAGISEAVVAQLTGEIPILGVCLGHQAIGEVFGGKVVPAKRPLYGRTSRVAHDGTGLFEGLPQPLVVGRYHSLIVEPTAALEAELAIDAVSEEGEIMALSHRAAPVYGVQFHPESILTEFGHALFANFLRLTVERKPRVLV; encoded by the coding sequence ATGAGCGGTCAGGTTCTCGTCATCGACAATTACGATTCGTTCGTCTTCAATGTCGCCCGATATTTTGAGGAATTGGGCCGCGACGTTGCCGTGCGCCGTAACGATGAGATCGACATTGCCGCGATCCGCCGTGCGGCTCCCGCGGCGATTGTGATTTCGCCCGGCCCTGGCACGCCGCGCGAGGCGGGGATTTCCGAAGCCGTTGTCGCGCAACTTACCGGCGAGATCCCGATCCTCGGCGTTTGCCTCGGTCATCAGGCGATCGGCGAGGTGTTCGGCGGCAAGGTCGTACCGGCCAAGCGGCCGCTCTACGGGCGCACGTCGCGGGTCGCGCATGACGGCACCGGGCTTTTTGAGGGCCTGCCGCAGCCGTTGGTGGTCGGGCGCTATCACTCACTGATCGTCGAGCCGACAGCGGCGCTCGAGGCGGAGCTTGCGATCGATGCGGTCTCGGAAGAGGGCGAGATCATGGCGCTCTCGCATCGCGCCGCGCCGGTCTATGGCGTGCAATTTCATCCTGAATCGATCCTGACGGAATTTGGCCATGCTCTTTTCGCTAATTTCTTGCGCCTCACAGTAGAAAGAAAGCCGCGTGTTCTGGTTTGA
- a CDS encoding transporter — protein MRITKLAGTTALCTMAVLGITGTKAFADTVSPAGWTMNLPVAVVLPGGLYFADTGYYMNRQSGIGRVDAEVNLPTLVWSTPWDFLGGHVEAIAAVPELSVGDHTAGVSDTSFYNAAALIGEVWNLGSGWSVSEFAGAFFPVNTDVGQLGIGGNFWTFTDLAGIAYNTTDGWSLGANFTLGISGNNASYGYQTQPDTIDVDFSAVKHIDKWELGLVGNASTDISNTVGNDYGNYRYSQVALGGLVGYTFGSVTAEVFATRSVLANNQAPLSLGGPDTRVWGRIIIPLWNPPAPAAPVVAKY, from the coding sequence ATGAGAATTACAAAACTGGCCGGGACAACGGCCCTATGTACAATGGCCGTACTTGGCATCACCGGAACCAAGGCTTTTGCGGATACCGTCAGCCCTGCCGGCTGGACGATGAATCTGCCGGTCGCCGTGGTTCTCCCCGGCGGTCTCTATTTTGCCGACACCGGTTATTACATGAACCGCCAGTCGGGCATCGGCCGGGTCGATGCGGAGGTCAACCTTCCGACATTGGTGTGGTCGACGCCGTGGGATTTCCTCGGCGGCCATGTCGAGGCGATCGCCGCAGTGCCGGAGCTGAGCGTCGGGGATCACACCGCCGGCGTGAGCGATACGTCGTTCTACAATGCGGCGGCCCTTATCGGCGAAGTGTGGAACCTCGGCAGCGGCTGGAGCGTGTCGGAATTCGCCGGTGCCTTCTTCCCGGTCAATACTGACGTCGGCCAGCTCGGGATCGGCGGCAATTTCTGGACGTTCACCGATCTCGCGGGCATCGCTTACAACACCACCGACGGCTGGAGCCTCGGGGCGAACTTCACCCTCGGCATCAGCGGCAACAACGCCAGCTACGGCTACCAGACTCAGCCCGATACGATCGACGTCGATTTCTCGGCGGTGAAGCACATCGACAAGTGGGAGCTGGGTCTCGTCGGCAATGCGTCGACCGACATCAGCAACACGGTCGGCAACGACTACGGCAATTATCGTTACAGCCAGGTCGCGCTCGGCGGTCTCGTCGGCTACACCTTCGGATCGGTGACGGCGGAAGTCTTCGCGACGCGCAGCGTCCTGGCGAACAATCAGGCGCCGCTCAGCCTCGGTGGCCCGGACACGCGGGTTTGGGGCCGCATCATCATTCCGTTGTGGAATCCCCCGGCGCCGGCCGCACCGGTCGTCGCCAAATACTGA
- a CDS encoding DUF6111 family protein translates to MWRVVLRPALLFLAPFLLYVAWLALSRTMPFARQHWGRTVVSNLTLLGLAVAVIGMLAFGIFADRRFGAYQPAHIENGVLVPGHIQ, encoded by the coding sequence ATGTGGCGCGTCGTCCTGAGGCCGGCGCTTCTGTTCCTCGCGCCTTTCCTGCTTTATGTGGCGTGGCTTGCTTTAAGCCGGACGATGCCCTTTGCCCGCCAGCATTGGGGCCGCACTGTCGTTTCGAACCTGACGCTCCTGGGCCTTGCCGTCGCGGTGATTGGAATGCTCGCCTTCGGAATTTTTGCTGACCGCCGCTTCGGCGCCTATCAGCCTGCGCATATCGAGAATGGCGTGCTCGTGCCCGGACACATCCAATGA
- a CDS encoding NAD(P)/FAD-dependent oxidoreductase, whose protein sequence is MVDNIETDVVIVGAGPSALFTVFELGLLDIKVHLIDILPRAGGQCSELYPEKPIYDIPGHPTITGAGLIDNLLAQIEPFHPTFHFNQLVTELETLGTPEAPAFRVKTDAGATFTAKAVIVAAGGGSFQPKKPPIEGIELYEDKSVFYAVRKMEEFRDKNVIIVGGGDSALDWTLNLHPIAKRITLVHRRDDFRAAPHSVNAMRELVAAGKLDLRIGQIVGLSGDDGELSGAHFKAGKEDAVVIAAERLIPFFGLTMKLGPIADWGLNLNENLIPVDTAQFETNVPGIFAIGDINFYPGKLKLILCGFHEGSLAAQKVHRYVYPDKKLTFQYTTSSTNLQKKLGVQ, encoded by the coding sequence ATGGTAGACAATATTGAAACCGACGTTGTCATCGTCGGCGCCGGTCCTTCGGCCCTCTTCACTGTGTTCGAGCTCGGGCTGCTCGATATCAAAGTCCACCTGATCGACATTCTGCCGCGTGCCGGCGGCCAATGCTCGGAGCTTTATCCCGAAAAGCCGATCTACGACATTCCCGGCCATCCGACGATCACCGGCGCCGGCCTGATCGACAATCTGCTGGCGCAGATCGAGCCGTTCCACCCGACCTTCCATTTCAATCAACTGGTGACGGAGCTCGAGACTCTTGGCACGCCCGAGGCGCCCGCCTTCCGGGTGAAGACCGATGCCGGCGCTACCTTCACCGCCAAGGCGGTGATCGTCGCCGCGGGCGGCGGCTCGTTCCAGCCGAAGAAGCCGCCGATCGAAGGCATCGAGCTCTATGAAGACAAATCCGTCTTCTACGCCGTGCGCAAGATGGAAGAATTCCGCGATAAGAATGTCATTATCGTCGGCGGCGGCGATTCCGCCCTCGACTGGACCTTGAACCTGCATCCGATCGCCAAGCGGATCACGCTCGTCCATCGCCGTGACGATTTCCGCGCCGCGCCGCATTCGGTCAATGCCATGCGCGAGCTTGTGGCCGCCGGCAAATTGGATTTGCGCATCGGCCAGATCGTCGGGCTTTCCGGCGATGACGGCGAATTGAGCGGCGCCCATTTCAAGGCCGGCAAGGAAGACGCGGTCGTGATCGCCGCCGAGCGGCTGATCCCCTTCTTCGGCCTCACCATGAAGCTCGGGCCGATCGCCGACTGGGGCCTCAACCTCAACGAAAATCTGATCCCGGTGGATACCGCGCAATTCGAAACCAACGTGCCGGGGATTTTCGCCATCGGCGACATCAACTTCTATCCCGGCAAGCTGAAGCTCATTCTCTGCGGCTTCCACGAGGGCTCGCTGGCCGCGCAGAAGGTGCACCGCTATGTCTATCCGGACAAGAAGCTGACCTTCCAGTACACGACCTCTTCGACGAATCTGCAGAAGAAGCTCGGCGTCCAATAA